From a single Macrobrachium rosenbergii isolate ZJJX-2024 chromosome 59, ASM4041242v1, whole genome shotgun sequence genomic region:
- the LOC136837675 gene encoding uncharacterized protein produces the protein MKGTVVPAAAEVCGRTSGKQQQERETWWNQEDQTAVKDKSIAGRGWEEVNYQTREEYRWTKRETKRKVAVAKGEAMREWYEKMGAPVGEKIICRSKKKRQAGCRREGPMANIRESDECEELKMFLQ, from the exons ATGAAAGGGACTGTGgttccagcagcagcagaggtgtgtgggaggacaagtggtaagcagcaacaggaaaGAGAAACGTGGTGGAATCAAGAGGATCAAACGGCTGTGAAGGACAAGAGTATAGCaggaagagggtgggaagaagttaactaccaaacaagagaggagtatagatggacaaagagggaaacaaagagaaaggtaGCAGTGgcaaagggagaagccatgaGAGAGTGGTATGAGAAGATGGGAGCACCAGTGGGAGAAAAGATAATCTGCAGAAGtaagaagaaaagacaggcaggatgtaggagag aaggaccaatgGCAAACATCAGAGAAAGTGATGAGTGTGAAGAActgaaaatgttcctccagtag